A section of the Lineus longissimus chromosome 1, tnLinLong1.2, whole genome shotgun sequence genome encodes:
- the LOC135495919 gene encoding uncharacterized protein LOC135495919 has translation MGTYGALDFECYDTDNVTKYIVRTGSVPVIPPFIKLDLFICFDFEAVSVSMYKYWQATSVNSAINNERALAMAEGSSATIAEVCDVSAPYDTGIYSILLKNDSVASNIITCPSDLQYRFNYTYDFGGSDLCSGNSMMDNCVQTDALAVNYTYCATEMFYSSDGDLSCLYETTNGSLTYLTLFNNDVSPDGSSTYQFSCLVFSTSGLTTFATQSPQNCAAGQTDTTVSSPGVALLFTSEGSCTAPTVDPNSNQTTTTTTQATTTTTSCASSIFDIVAVAAMLALIQGLRLF, from the exons ATGGGCACATACGGCGCTCTAGACTTTGAGTGTTACGATACAGATAATGTCACCAAATATATTGTAAG AACAGGCAGTGTGCCAGTCATCCCGCCATTCATTAAATTGGATCTCTTCATCTGTTTTGACTTCGAAGCGGTCAGCGTATCAATGTACAAATACTGGCAAGCAACAT cTGTGAACTCGGCCATAAACAACGAGCGTGCCCTTGCAATGGCTGAAGGCTCGTCGGCTACCATCGCTGAGGTTTGTGATGTCTCAGCTCCGTATGACACCGGTATATACTCAATTTTACTCAAAAATG attctgtTGCCAGTAACATAATCACGTGTCCCTCCGATCTCCAGTACCGGTTCAACTACACGTACGATTTTGGTGGCAGTGACCTCTGCTCTGGTAACTCCATGATGGACAACTGCGTACAGACTGACGCGCTTGCCGTCAATTACACGTATTGTGCCACGGAGATGTTCTATTCTT CCGATGGAGACTTGAGCTGTCTTTATGAAACGACCAATGGAAGTCTGACCTATCTCACATTATTCAACAACGATGTCAGCCCTGATGGGTCTTCCACTTACCAGTTCAGCTGCCTG GTGTTTTCCACCAGTGGTTTAACAACCTTCGCCACCCAATCCCCCCAGAACTGTGCTGCAGGCCAGACCGACACGACTGTATCTAGTCCAGGCGTCGCCCTTCTCTTCACATCCGAGG GAAGCTGTACCGCACCAA CTGTGGACCCAAACTCCAACCAGACGACGACAACCACCACGCAGGCAACGACA ACGACTACTTCTTGTGCCTCATCCATCTTTGATATCGTGGCGGTCGCAGCAATGCTTGCTCTAATTCAAGGCCTCCGATTATTTTGA
- the LOC135491473 gene encoding cerebellar degeneration-related protein 2-like gives MEGAIPADIFTSDLAETLESDENYWYQNELQLAAELGKTLLERNRELETQLAAAQQLNHDQTLEIDFLAKQIETLRELNQSKMRVYEEVDKNSQEIEKINQSLQRECKADKEKIKRLIEAINGMETKCESLQNEVETLRQAEREAQQKPVVKRRTKSVPSLKELGLFADYHLVTNSRQGTLTPQEVEIKKLQLIVKNLSSKLSCEQRRNDTAESELMAVTLENKLLADRVRELQDNAHLIKRLEKELQDLENRSSGKNDVFCDRCKKCVDAVERFATVPEHDGECEIRHAELMKHQNGGSIYGSRESLQSEGVDKQDLSTYVAEEVHISLLSELDQQYHHLVQKYEQLLEAKGRRDSGKTDAHDQRRHKEAQVQTALTPRAPRPLSLPLPANFRITAMTLPSPGVEGEPEYKQLFREIFDTLRRTVEDQEGLTPVVAGSKSPLKPTNKRNGTDKANTSCK, from the exons ATGGAGGGTGCGATTCCCGCGGATATTTTCACCTCCGATTTGGCGGAGACGTTAGAATCGGACGAAAACTACTGGTACCAGAATG AGTTGCAGTTAGCAGCAGAGCTAGGCAAGACCCTTCTGGAGAGGAACCGAGAGCTTGAGACACAGTTGGCAGCGGCACAGCAGCTGAACCATGACCAGACACTTGAGATTGAC TTCTTAGCGAAGCAGATTGAGACCCTGCGGGAGCTAAACCAATCGAAGATGAGAGTATACGAAGAGGTTGACAAGAACTCACAGGAGATCGAAAAAATCAATCAGTCACTTCAGAGGGAATGCAAGGCAGACaaggaaaaaatcaaaag ACTGATTGAGGCAATAAATGGCATGGAAACCAAGTGCGAGTCTTTACAGAATGAGGTGGAGACTCTCAGACAGGCTGAACGTGAAGCACAGCAAAAACCAGTCGTGAAACGACGAACAAAGAGCGTGCCCAGTCTCAAAGAATTAGGACTATTCGCTGACTATCATTTAGTAACAAACAGTAGGCAAGGCACCTTGACTCCACAGGAAGTTGAAATCAAGAAACTGCAGCTGATTGTGAAAAACTTGAGTTCTAAACTGAGTTGTGAACAGCGCCGGAATGACACTGCGGAGTCCGAACTCATGGCTGTGACACTGGAGAATAAGTTATTAGCGGATCGTGTGAGGGAGCTACAGGACAATGCGCATTTAATCAAAAGACTTGAGAAGGAACTCCAGGATTTGGAGAACCGGTCGTCCGGTAAGAATGACGTTTTCTGTGATAGGTGTAAGAAGTGTGTCGATGCGGTTGAGAGGTTCGCCACAGTGCCGGAACATGACGGAGAGTGTGAGATCCGACACGCGGAACTGATGAAACATCAAAATGGTGGCAGTATCTATGGGAGCAGGGAATCTCTTCAAAGCGAAGGTGTGGACAAACAGGACTTGAGTACTTACGTTGCCGAGGAGGTTCATATCTCACTTCTATCAGAACTTGACCAACAGTATCATCATCTTGTTCAGAAATACGAACAACTCTTAGAGGCGAAAGGGCGCAGAGATTCAGGAAAGACGGACGCCCATGACCAGAGAAGACATAAAGAAGCACAGGTACAAACTGCGTTGACACCCAGAGCCCCAAGACCCCTTAGCCTACCACTGCCGGCGAATTTTCGTATTACAGCCATGACTTTGCCATCCCCTGGTGTTGAAGGAGAGCCCGAGTACAAGCAACTATTCCGAGAGATCTTCGACACTCTGCGGCGTACTGTTGAGGACCAGGAGGGTCTGACTCCTGTGGTAGCAGGCTCAAAGAGCCCGCTGAAGCCAACAAATAAGAGGAATGGTACAGACAAAGCGAATACTTCTTGTAAATGA
- the LOC135491445 gene encoding S-acyl fatty acid synthase thioesterase, medium chain-like — MADKLANCMRVNPDAACRIFCFPWAGGGSIFYAKWGSKVPADIEVCSLRYPGRENRFREQSYTSQTALVNDITTNLLPLFKEKPFVFFGHSLGAVVSFEVARNLKEMYGIEPKHLVVSGANAPHSVKWKDHPARSCSQMGDDEFIAYLGKLGGTPKEVLQNREMMKIFLPSLRADYGIIEKYEYTLPESGSQLICPVSVVNGSEDRAKDIDAWSEVTTGPFKKQILPGGHFHFIGNSANEEQLLKFITDSCIN, encoded by the exons ATGGCTGATAAACTTGCAAACTGTATGAGGGTCAACCCCGACGCTGCGTGTCGTATATTCTGTTTTCCTTGGGCTGGTGGTGGATCCATTTTCTACGCCAAGTGGGGGTCCAAAGTCCCAGCAGACATTGAAG TATGTTCCCTGCGTTATCCTGGCCGAGAGAATCGTTTCCGAGAGCAAAGTTACACGAGTCAGACTGCGCTAGTGAACGATATAACCACCAACCTTCTTCCCCTGTTCAAGGAAAAGCCATTTGTGTTCTTTGGCCATAG CCTTGGAGCAGTTGTCTCATTTGAAGTTGCAAGAAACCTGAAAGAAATGTATGGTATCGAACCCAAGCATTTGGTTGTTTCTGGAGCAAACGCACCACAT TCTGTGAAATGGAAAGATCATCCGGCCAGGTCATGCTCACAGATGGGGGACGACGAATTTATAGCATATTTAGGGAAGTTAG GTGGAACTCCCAAAGAGGTGCTGCAGAACAGAGAAATGATGAAGATATTTTTACCATCACTTCGAGCCGACTATGGAATTATTGAAAAATATGA GTACACTTTGCCAGAATCTGGAAGTCAGTTGATATGTCCAGTGAGTGTGGTCAATGGAAGTGAGGATAGAGCCAAGGACATTGATG CCTGGTCGGAAGTGACAACTGGTCCCTTCAAGAAGCAGATTCTACCAGGAGGGCATTTCCATTTCATCGGAAACTCAGCCAACGAGGAACAGCTTTTAAAATTCATAACAGACTCATGTATTAATTAG